A genomic window from Vanessa cardui chromosome Z, ilVanCard2.1, whole genome shotgun sequence includes:
- the LOC124543451 gene encoding serine/threonine-protein kinase tricornered isoform X1, with protein MTGTDNIRFSGHTLDKATKAKVTLENFYTNLITQHYERKQRLEKLEESLKDESLSETQKQEKRQQHAQKETEFLRLKRSRLGVEDFEPLKVIGRGAFGEVRLVQKKDTGHVYAMKILRKADMLEKEQVAHVRAERDILVEADHQWVVKMYYSFQDPMNLYLIMEFLPGGDMMTLLMKKDTLSEECAQFYVAETALAIDSIHKLGFIHRDIKPDNLLLDARGHIKLSDFGLCTGLKKSHRTDFYRDLSRATPSDFNFFSVSTSSSAMDSKRRAESWKRNRRALAYSTVGTPDYIAPEVFLQTGYGPQADWWSLGVIMYEMLIGYPPFCSESPQETYRKVMSWRESLTFPPEIPISEEARETILRFCSEPDRRLGSQRGIEDVKSVSFFRGVDWSHVRERPAAITVDVRSIDDTSNFDDFPDVKLEIPSAPISQEGEVAYKDWVFINYTFKRFEGLTQRGTPTKK; from the exons ATGACTGGCACCGACAACATCCGCTTCAGCGGGCACACCCTCGACAAGGCCACCAAGGCTAAAGTGACCTTGGAGAACTTCTATACGAATCTCATCACACAACACTATGAGAGAAAACAAAG ACTGGAGAAACTTGAGGAGTCCCTCAAGGACGAGAGTCTATCGGAGACTCAGAAACAAGAGAAACGTCAACAGCATGCGCAGAAAGAGACGGAGTTCCTAAGGCTTAAGCGTTCCAGGCTTGGAGTCGAGGACTTTGAGCCATTGAAG GTTATAGGTAGAGGAGCGTTTGGTGAAGTTCGACTAGTACAGAAAAAGGATACCGGTCACGTTTACGCCATGAAGATACTCAGGAAAGCAGACATGCTTGAGAAAGAGcag GTCGCTCATGTCCGAGCTGAACGTGACATCCTAGTCGAGGCAGATCACCAGTGGGTCGTGAAGATGTACTACAGCTTCCAGGATCCCATGAACCTATACCTTATAATGGAATTCCTCCCCGGAGGCGACATGATGACGTTACTCATGAAAAAGGATACATTGAGCGAAGAGTGTGCTCAGTTCTACGTAGCTGAAACCGCTCTCGCTATCGACAGTATACATAAGCTTGGATTTATTCACag GGACATAAAGCCAGACAATCTGCTGCTAGACGCTCGCGGTCACATAAAGCTGAGCGATTTCGGTCTTTGCACGGGCCTCAAGAAAAGCCATCGCACCGATTTCTATCGAGATCTTTCTCGAGCCACGCCTTCTGACTTCA ATTTCTTTTCAGTATCGACGTCGTCGTCGGCGATGGATTCGAAGCGTCGCGCCGAGTCCTGGAAGCGCAACAGACGAGCGCTCGCGTATTCGACCGTCGGGACCCCGGACTACATCGCGCCCGAAGTGTTCCTGCAGACGGGATACGGACCTCAGGCTGACTGGTGGAGTTTGGGTGTTATTAT GTACGAAATGCTGATCGGATATCCGCCATTTTGCTCCGAGTCGCCTCAGGAGACGTACAGGAAAGTGATGTCCTGGCGGGAGTCCCTCACCTTCCCTCCCGAGATACCGATCAGTGAGGAGGCTAGGGAGACAATCCTGCGCTTCTGTTCCGAGCCTGATCGCCG ACTCGGTTCACAAAGGGGCATCGAAGACGTGAAGTCGGTTTCGTTCTTCCGCGGCGTGGACTGGAGTCACGTGCGCGAGCGCCCCGCCGCCATCACCGTCGACGTGCGTTCCATCGACGACACGTCCAACTTCGACGACTTCCCCGACGTCAAGCTCGAAATAC CATCAGCGCCCATATCCCAGGAGGGCGAAGTCGCTTATAAAGACTGGGTGTTCATCAACTATACGTTCAAGCGGTTCGAGGGTCTGACGCAGCGCGGGACACCAACCAAGAAATGA
- the LOC124543451 gene encoding serine/threonine-protein kinase tricornered isoform X2 → MTGTDNIRFSGHTLDKATKAKVTLENFYTNLITQHYERKQRLEKLEESLKDESLSETQKQEKRQQHAQKETEFLRLKRSRLGVEDFEPLKVIGRGAFGEVRLVQKKDTGHVYAMKILRKADMLEKEQVAHVRAERDILVEADHQWVVKMYYSFQDPMNLYLIMEFLPGGDMMTLLMKKDTLSEECAQFYVAETALAIDSIHKLGFIHRDIKPDNLLLDARGHIKLSDFGLCTGLKKSHRTDFYRDLSRATPSDFNFFSVSTSSSAMDSKRRAESWKRNRRALAYSTVGTPDYIAPEVFLQTGYGPQADWWSLGVIMYEMLIGYPPFCSESPQETYRKVMSWRESLTFPPEIPISEEARETILRFCSEPDRRLGSQRGIEDVKSVSFFRGVDWSHVRERPAAITVDVRSIDDTSNFDDFPDVKLEIPPISQEGEVAYKDWVFINYTFKRFEGLTQRGTPTKK, encoded by the exons ATGACTGGCACCGACAACATCCGCTTCAGCGGGCACACCCTCGACAAGGCCACCAAGGCTAAAGTGACCTTGGAGAACTTCTATACGAATCTCATCACACAACACTATGAGAGAAAACAAAG ACTGGAGAAACTTGAGGAGTCCCTCAAGGACGAGAGTCTATCGGAGACTCAGAAACAAGAGAAACGTCAACAGCATGCGCAGAAAGAGACGGAGTTCCTAAGGCTTAAGCGTTCCAGGCTTGGAGTCGAGGACTTTGAGCCATTGAAG GTTATAGGTAGAGGAGCGTTTGGTGAAGTTCGACTAGTACAGAAAAAGGATACCGGTCACGTTTACGCCATGAAGATACTCAGGAAAGCAGACATGCTTGAGAAAGAGcag GTCGCTCATGTCCGAGCTGAACGTGACATCCTAGTCGAGGCAGATCACCAGTGGGTCGTGAAGATGTACTACAGCTTCCAGGATCCCATGAACCTATACCTTATAATGGAATTCCTCCCCGGAGGCGACATGATGACGTTACTCATGAAAAAGGATACATTGAGCGAAGAGTGTGCTCAGTTCTACGTAGCTGAAACCGCTCTCGCTATCGACAGTATACATAAGCTTGGATTTATTCACag GGACATAAAGCCAGACAATCTGCTGCTAGACGCTCGCGGTCACATAAAGCTGAGCGATTTCGGTCTTTGCACGGGCCTCAAGAAAAGCCATCGCACCGATTTCTATCGAGATCTTTCTCGAGCCACGCCTTCTGACTTCA ATTTCTTTTCAGTATCGACGTCGTCGTCGGCGATGGATTCGAAGCGTCGCGCCGAGTCCTGGAAGCGCAACAGACGAGCGCTCGCGTATTCGACCGTCGGGACCCCGGACTACATCGCGCCCGAAGTGTTCCTGCAGACGGGATACGGACCTCAGGCTGACTGGTGGAGTTTGGGTGTTATTAT GTACGAAATGCTGATCGGATATCCGCCATTTTGCTCCGAGTCGCCTCAGGAGACGTACAGGAAAGTGATGTCCTGGCGGGAGTCCCTCACCTTCCCTCCCGAGATACCGATCAGTGAGGAGGCTAGGGAGACAATCCTGCGCTTCTGTTCCGAGCCTGATCGCCG ACTCGGTTCACAAAGGGGCATCGAAGACGTGAAGTCGGTTTCGTTCTTCCGCGGCGTGGACTGGAGTCACGTGCGCGAGCGCCCCGCCGCCATCACCGTCGACGTGCGTTCCATCGACGACACGTCCAACTTCGACGACTTCCCCGACGTCAAGCTCGAAATAC CGCCCATATCCCAGGAGGGCGAAGTCGCTTATAAAGACTGGGTGTTCATCAACTATACGTTCAAGCGGTTCGAGGGTCTGACGCAGCGCGGGACACCAACCAAGAAATGA